From Desulfuromonas soudanensis, the proteins below share one genomic window:
- a CDS encoding BON domain-containing protein — MENSDRHIIAQVEGVLSQDPRVRLHNSQLLVGSQGGYVTLQGKVPTVAAKRVAVRLAGGVEGVKSVHDELRVETPNPMGDLEIAEHIRRSFVAERNIEEAQIDIETDTRGGVILRGSVRSLVQVRLCEVLSWWVRGVTDVRNLLVVHPPEEDNDEELKDNLTTIMEKDFLVDPKKFRIEVRESVVTLRGQVGSEIEKDAAEKDCWYTPGVIDVVNQLQVG, encoded by the coding sequence ATGGAAAACAGCGATCGTCACATCATCGCGCAGGTCGAAGGGGTTCTCAGCCAGGACCCGCGGGTCCGGCTTCACAACAGTCAGCTCCTTGTCGGCAGCCAGGGGGGGTATGTGACCCTGCAAGGGAAGGTGCCGACGGTGGCGGCCAAGCGGGTTGCCGTCCGTCTTGCCGGCGGAGTCGAAGGGGTGAAGTCCGTGCACGACGAACTCCGGGTCGAAACCCCCAACCCCATGGGGGACCTGGAAATCGCCGAGCATATCCGCCGTTCCTTCGTCGCCGAGCGCAACATCGAAGAGGCTCAGATCGACATCGAGACCGATACCCGCGGTGGCGTCATCCTGCGCGGCTCGGTCCGCTCCCTGGTCCAGGTGCGGCTCTGCGAGGTTCTCAGCTGGTGGGTGCGGGGTGTGACGGACGTGCGCAACCTCCTGGTCGTCCATCCGCCGGAGGAGGATAACGATGAGGAGCTCAAGGACAATCTGACCACCATCATGGAAAAGGATTTTCTCGTCGATCCGAAAAAATTCCGCATCGAGGTGAGAGAGAGCGTCGTGACGCTGCGCGGTCAGGTCGGTTCGGAGATCGAAAAGGACGCCGCCGAAAAGGACTGCTGGTACACGCCGGGAGTCATCGACGTGGTCAATCAGCTGCAAGTCGGCTGA
- a CDS encoding alpha/beta fold hydrolase, translating into MTATVTPAYWETGSGSPVILLHCSMSSKDQWRSLARLLKGEYRVIAFDLYGYGATPLPAGIDTFSLADETALVERGLAGLLKEGEPFHLVGHSYGGAVALRLAHDRPERVRSLALFEPVAFHLLRRDDPALQPVLQMARDLAAALGAGDPLAAAARFIDYWGGEGSFAATSLRTRELLAAAIVKAPADFRALLDDPLSLDDCRTLDLPICLMAGRQSRLPALRVADLLGGVLPRCTRVWVPGGHMAPVTEAAQVNPLIREHLQRSGAGDLRSP; encoded by the coding sequence ATGACGGCAACGGTCACCCCCGCTTACTGGGAGACGGGGAGTGGCAGCCCGGTTATCCTTCTCCACTGCTCCATGAGTTCCAAGGACCAGTGGCGTTCCCTGGCGCGGCTGCTCAAAGGGGAATACCGCGTCATCGCCTTCGATCTCTACGGATACGGCGCGACGCCCCTTCCGGCCGGGATTGACACCTTTTCCCTCGCCGACGAAACCGCTCTTGTCGAGCGCGGCCTGGCCGGGCTCCTCAAAGAGGGGGAGCCCTTTCATCTAGTCGGCCACTCCTATGGCGGCGCTGTGGCCCTGCGCCTCGCCCATGACCGGCCGGAGAGGGTGCGTTCCCTGGCTCTCTTTGAACCGGTCGCCTTCCATCTGCTGCGGCGGGACGACCCGGCCCTGCAACCGGTGCTGCAGATGGCCCGGGATCTGGCCGCCGCTCTCGGAGCCGGCGATCCCCTGGCGGCGGCGGCCCGCTTCATCGATTACTGGGGGGGGGAGGGGAGCTTTGCCGCCACCTCCTTGCGGACCCGGGAACTGCTCGCCGCCGCCATTGTCAAGGCCCCGGCCGATTTCCGGGCCCTCCTCGACGACCCCCTCTCTCTCGACGACTGCCGCACCCTCGATCTTCCGATCTGTCTCATGGCCGGCCGGCAGAGCCGTCTACCCGCTCTCCGGGTCGCCGACCTTCTGGGGGGCGTCCTCCCCCGCTGCACCCGGGTCTGGGTCCCGGGGGGGCACATGGCGCCGGTGACCGAGGCGGCGCAGGTCAATCCCCTCATCCGCGAGCACCTGCAACGCAGCGGAGCCGGGGACCTCAGGTCACCTTGA
- a CDS encoding class II SORL domain-containing protein, which translates to MTQRMMRREFLTASGLGAAALLLGGTAMAAPSPEALRGLVEIDQNLFLGINRGGDPAKRSVLEKKHAPVIEAPATVKAGEPFAVTVTVAEILHPMGAAHYIEGIELFAGNEPAGRIRFSADLSLPQATFHLKLAKGVTLVARQYCNLHGLWESRLDLKVT; encoded by the coding sequence ATGACACAGAGAATGATGCGGCGGGAGTTTCTCACGGCCTCCGGTCTCGGGGCTGCGGCCCTCCTTCTTGGCGGGACGGCCATGGCCGCTCCCTCTCCCGAGGCGCTGCGGGGACTGGTCGAAATCGACCAGAACCTCTTTCTCGGTATCAACCGCGGCGGAGATCCGGCCAAGCGGTCGGTTCTGGAGAAGAAGCACGCCCCGGTGATCGAGGCCCCGGCGACGGTCAAGGCCGGGGAACCTTTTGCCGTGACGGTGACCGTCGCCGAGATCCTCCACCCCATGGGAGCGGCCCATTATATCGAGGGGATCGAGCTCTTTGCCGGCAACGAACCGGCCGGTCGGATCCGCTTCTCTGCGGATTTGAGCCTGCCGCAGGCCACCTTTCATCTCAAATTGGCCAAGGGAGTGACCCTGGTGGCCCGCCAGTACTGCAATCTGCACGGACTGTGGGAAAGCCGACTCGATCTCAAGGTGACCTGA
- the cls gene encoding cardiolipin synthase: MLDLFLGSLLILASLYSAGHTLLHKRDPRAALCWIVLCLFAPGLGPALYWLLGVNRIRTRARDWQIRGQGMPWAEAPRCSWDAEMSGTLPFRAENFAALLSLSDTVTRRPLLEGNRLFPLHNGEETYPAMLQAIDEARSSVFLSTYIFDSNGSGQRFVDALAAAAARGVDVRVLVDALGERYSWPPIRWRFRRSGVRIVRFLPPSLSGRGIHLNLRNHRKLLIVDGLTGFTGGMNIGDRHLAAGSDPRRVIDLHFRVLGPVVGQMQEAFLEDWHFATGETFSPQPPPPAVTGGEGYCRGISAGPNEDFEKLIWLVIGALGCARRRVRIMTPYFIPDRSLIAAINTAALRGVEVEILLPERNNLPYVGWASRAYHWELLQYGTRIYYQSPPFVHSKFLLIDDQYALIGSANLDPRSLRLNFEFNVEVYDRSLTALLGEHFDRAREGATPTTLASVDARPLPVKLRDAFAKLFSPYL; encoded by the coding sequence GTGCTCGATCTCTTCCTCGGGAGCCTGCTCATCCTGGCCTCTCTCTATTCCGCCGGACACACCCTCCTGCACAAGCGCGATCCGCGGGCGGCCCTCTGCTGGATCGTGCTCTGCCTCTTTGCTCCCGGATTGGGACCCGCCCTCTACTGGCTCCTCGGGGTCAACCGGATCCGCACCCGGGCCCGCGACTGGCAGATCCGCGGCCAGGGGATGCCCTGGGCCGAAGCCCCCCGGTGTTCCTGGGACGCGGAAATGTCCGGAACCCTCCCCTTTCGCGCCGAAAACTTCGCCGCCCTTCTCAGCCTCTCCGACACCGTCACCCGCCGCCCCCTCCTCGAGGGAAACCGCCTCTTTCCCCTCCACAACGGCGAAGAGACCTATCCCGCCATGCTGCAGGCCATCGACGAAGCCCGCAGCTCGGTGTTCCTCTCCACCTACATCTTCGACAGCAACGGCAGCGGCCAGCGCTTTGTCGATGCCCTTGCCGCCGCCGCCGCCCGGGGAGTCGATGTCCGGGTCCTGGTGGACGCCCTCGGCGAACGCTATTCCTGGCCCCCCATCCGCTGGAGATTTCGCCGCTCCGGGGTGCGCATCGTCCGCTTTCTCCCCCCCTCCCTGTCCGGTCGGGGGATCCATCTCAACCTGCGCAACCACCGCAAACTCCTCATCGTCGACGGCCTGACCGGGTTCACCGGAGGCATGAACATCGGCGACCGCCACCTGGCCGCCGGCAGCGACCCGCGGCGGGTCATCGATCTCCACTTTCGCGTCCTGGGACCGGTCGTCGGACAGATGCAGGAAGCCTTTCTTGAGGATTGGCACTTCGCCACCGGAGAGACCTTTTCCCCCCAGCCTCCCCCCCCCGCCGTGACGGGAGGGGAAGGGTACTGCCGCGGCATCAGCGCCGGCCCCAACGAGGACTTTGAAAAGCTGATCTGGCTGGTGATCGGCGCCCTGGGGTGCGCCCGCCGGCGGGTGCGGATCATGACCCCCTATTTTATCCCCGATCGCTCCCTCATCGCCGCCATCAACACCGCCGCCCTGCGCGGCGTCGAGGTCGAAATCCTTCTCCCCGAGCGCAACAACCTCCCCTATGTGGGGTGGGCCTCCCGGGCCTATCACTGGGAACTTCTCCAGTACGGCACCCGCATCTATTACCAGAGCCCTCCCTTCGTCCACAGCAAGTTTTTGCTCATCGACGACCAGTACGCCCTGATCGGCTCGGCCAACCTTGACCCGCGCAGCCTGCGCCTCAACTTCGAGTTCAACGTCGAGGTCTACGACCGCTCCCTGACGGCTCTCCTTGGCGAACACTTTGATCGGGCCAGGGAGGGAGCAACTCCGACGACCCTCGCCTCCGTTGATGCCCGCCCCCTGCCTGTGAAACTCCGCGACGCCTTCGCCAAACTCTTTTCTCCCTACCTGTAA
- a CDS encoding rubrerythrin family protein, translated as MADLHGSKTEKDLREAFAGESQANRKYLAFAKEADREGHPQVAKLFRAAAAAETVHAHAHLRALGGVGSTEANLREAIGGETHEFTEMYPGMIKDAEAEGFAVALRSLTFANAVEKTHAALYQKALDNLGRNSSVDYYVCQVCGHTLEGVPQGPCPVCGAAPSAFHKID; from the coding sequence ATGGCCGACCTGCACGGCAGCAAGACCGAAAAAGATCTCCGCGAAGCCTTTGCCGGCGAGTCCCAGGCGAACCGCAAATACCTGGCCTTTGCCAAGGAAGCCGACCGGGAAGGGCATCCCCAGGTCGCCAAGCTCTTCCGCGCCGCGGCGGCGGCGGAAACCGTTCACGCCCACGCCCACCTCCGCGCCCTGGGGGGGGTCGGCTCCACCGAGGCCAACCTCCGCGAGGCGATCGGCGGCGAAACCCACGAATTCACCGAGATGTATCCGGGAATGATCAAGGACGCCGAGGCCGAAGGGTTTGCCGTCGCCCTGCGCTCTCTGACCTTTGCCAACGCCGTCGAAAAGACCCACGCCGCACTCTACCAAAAAGCTCTCGACAACCTCGGCCGCAATTCCTCCGTCGACTACTACGTCTGCCAGGTCTGCGGCCATACCCTCGAAGGGGTTCCCCAGGGTCCCTGTCCGGTCTGCGGCGCCGCACCGAGCGCCTTCCACAAAATCGATTGA
- a CDS encoding PEGA domain-containing protein, with amino-acid sequence MLLKALAVLLILSLLSACAQQAVFLSDPPGAQVFIDGRAIGTTPCNYKYSNGAGGSLEVTLQKPGYDPLRHDVQADEVDKAARNSWVAAGLLIPMGSPLFLGTFFTKKLKDTYEFVMKESTPLHTAGIDKAPVPTPF; translated from the coding sequence ATGCTGCTCAAAGCCTTAGCCGTTCTGCTCATCCTCTCCCTCCTTTCGGCCTGCGCCCAGCAGGCGGTCTTTCTGTCCGATCCCCCCGGCGCCCAGGTCTTCATCGACGGCCGGGCCATCGGCACCACGCCCTGCAACTACAAATACAGCAACGGCGCCGGCGGGAGCCTCGAGGTGACCCTGCAGAAACCCGGGTACGACCCCCTTCGCCACGACGTGCAGGCCGACGAGGTCGACAAGGCCGCCCGCAACAGCTGGGTGGCGGCGGGACTCCTGATCCCCATGGGGAGCCCGCTCTTTCTCGGCACCTTCTTCACCAAAAAGCTCAAGGACACCTACGAATTCGTGATGAAGGAATCGACCCCCCTGCACACCGCCGGCATCGACAAGGCTCCGGTGCCAACCCCCTTCTGA
- the uvrA gene encoding excinuclease ABC subunit UvrA: MVDKIVIKGACEHNLKNIDVEIPREKLVVITGVSGSGKSTLAFDTIYAEGQRRYVESLSSYARQFLEQMEKPDVESIEGLSPAISIEQKTTSKNPRSTVGTVTEIYDYLRLLFARVGTVHCHGCGKEIASQTVEQMVDRIIAFPEKTRLLLLAPIIRGRKGEYRKELRQLQADGFVRVRIDGVMHELSEPMELDKKKKHTIEVVVDRLVIKEGLQGRLADSLETALRLADGIVRVEVIDGESQLYSQQHACVDCGISYPEITPRMFSFNNPYGACPACTGLGTRMYFDPDQVVPNPALSLREGAIAPWESRSGVYYQQLLEALSDHYGFDINTPFEKLPENLRRILLTGSGKEEVRFFFDQGGRRHFYNKVFEGVVTNLERRYHETDSEAVRENLERFMNVMPCPTCNGARLRPETLFVRVAGKNICEVTALAISEAERFFADLHFSPKKAEIARRILKEIRERLSFLAHVGLDYLSLDRNSGTLSGGEGQRIRLATQVGSSLVGVLYILDEPSIGLHQRDNRRLLETLKRLRDLGNTVLVVEHDEETILEADYVLDMGPGAGVHGGEVVAQGTPQEILANPASLTGRYLSGELSIPLPAQRRTTDRFLQIKGARENNLKGVDVAIPLGVMTCVTGVSGSGKSTLIIDTLFKTLSQRLYRSRDKAGKVDELLGLELLDKVIDIDQSPIGRTPRSNPATYTGVFTDIRDLFARLPEAKVRGYKPGRFSFNVKGGRCEACQGDGIIKIEMHFLPDIYVQCEICKGARYNRETLEVKYKGKSIAELLDLTVNQAAVFLENIPRIKNKLETIRDVGLGYIKLGQSATTLSGGEAQRVKLAKELGKRATGRTIYILDEPTTGLHFADIQKLLDVLQRLVDTGNTVLIIEHNLDVIKTADHVIDLGPEGGGGGGEVIACGTPEEVALSSRSHTGRYLRPYLHL, translated from the coding sequence ATGGTTGACAAAATCGTCATCAAAGGCGCCTGCGAGCACAACCTGAAGAACATCGACGTCGAGATCCCCCGGGAGAAACTGGTGGTGATCACCGGCGTCTCCGGCTCGGGAAAATCGACCCTGGCCTTCGACACCATCTACGCCGAGGGGCAACGCCGCTACGTGGAGAGCCTTTCGTCCTACGCCCGGCAGTTTCTCGAGCAGATGGAAAAGCCCGACGTGGAGAGTATCGAGGGGCTCTCTCCTGCCATCTCCATCGAGCAGAAGACCACCTCGAAGAACCCCCGCTCCACCGTCGGCACCGTCACCGAGATCTACGACTATCTGCGCCTCCTCTTTGCCCGGGTCGGCACCGTGCACTGCCACGGCTGCGGCAAGGAGATCGCCTCCCAGACCGTGGAGCAGATGGTCGACCGCATCATTGCCTTTCCGGAGAAGACCCGCCTCCTCCTTCTGGCGCCCATCATCCGCGGCCGCAAGGGGGAATACCGGAAGGAACTCAGGCAGCTGCAGGCCGACGGCTTCGTGCGGGTGCGTATCGACGGCGTCATGCACGAACTCTCCGAACCGATGGAACTCGACAAGAAAAAGAAGCACACCATCGAGGTGGTCGTCGATCGCCTGGTCATCAAGGAGGGGCTGCAGGGGCGCCTGGCCGACTCCCTGGAGACCGCCCTGCGCCTGGCCGACGGCATCGTCCGGGTCGAGGTGATCGACGGCGAGAGTCAGCTCTATTCGCAGCAGCACGCCTGCGTCGACTGCGGAATCTCCTACCCGGAGATCACACCGCGGATGTTTTCCTTCAACAATCCCTACGGTGCCTGCCCCGCCTGCACCGGACTGGGAACCCGGATGTACTTCGACCCCGACCAGGTGGTCCCCAACCCCGCCCTCTCCCTGCGCGAAGGGGCCATCGCCCCCTGGGAAAGCCGCAGCGGCGTCTATTACCAGCAGCTCCTCGAGGCCCTTTCCGACCACTACGGTTTCGACATCAACACCCCCTTCGAGAAGCTCCCGGAGAACCTTCGCCGGATCCTGCTGACCGGCTCGGGGAAGGAGGAAGTCCGCTTCTTCTTCGACCAGGGGGGGCGTCGCCACTTCTACAACAAGGTCTTCGAAGGGGTGGTCACCAACCTCGAGCGGCGCTACCATGAGACCGACTCGGAGGCGGTGCGGGAGAACCTCGAACGGTTCATGAACGTCATGCCCTGCCCGACCTGCAACGGCGCGCGGCTGCGCCCCGAGACCCTCTTCGTGCGGGTGGCCGGCAAAAACATCTGCGAGGTCACGGCCCTGGCCATCAGCGAGGCGGAACGTTTCTTCGCCGACCTGCACTTTTCGCCGAAGAAGGCGGAGATCGCCCGGCGCATCCTCAAGGAGATCCGCGAGCGCCTCTCCTTTCTCGCCCATGTCGGCCTCGACTACCTCTCCCTCGACCGCAATTCGGGGACCCTCTCCGGCGGCGAGGGGCAGCGCATCCGCCTCGCCACCCAGGTCGGCTCCTCGCTGGTGGGGGTCCTCTACATCCTCGACGAACCGTCCATCGGGTTGCACCAGAGGGACAACCGCCGCCTCCTGGAGACGTTGAAACGACTGCGCGACCTCGGCAACACCGTGCTGGTCGTCGAGCACGACGAAGAGACGATCCTCGAAGCCGATTACGTTCTCGACATGGGACCGGGAGCGGGGGTCCACGGCGGCGAAGTCGTCGCCCAGGGGACACCGCAGGAGATCCTCGCCAATCCCGCCTCCCTCACCGGGCGCTACCTCTCGGGAGAACTCTCCATCCCCCTGCCGGCGCAGCGCCGCACCACCGATCGTTTCCTGCAGATCAAAGGGGCCCGGGAAAACAACCTCAAGGGGGTCGACGTCGCCATCCCCCTCGGGGTCATGACCTGCGTCACCGGGGTCTCGGGGTCGGGGAAATCGACCCTGATCATCGACACCCTCTTCAAAACCCTCTCCCAGCGCCTCTACCGCAGTCGCGACAAGGCCGGCAAGGTCGACGAACTCCTCGGTCTCGAACTCCTCGACAAGGTCATCGACATCGATCAGTCCCCCATCGGCCGCACCCCCCGCTCCAACCCCGCCACCTACACCGGGGTCTTCACCGACATCCGCGACCTCTTCGCCCGCCTCCCCGAGGCCAAGGTGCGGGGGTACAAACCGGGGCGCTTCTCCTTCAACGTCAAGGGGGGGCGCTGCGAGGCCTGTCAGGGGGACGGCATCATCAAGATCGAGATGCACTTTCTCCCCGACATCTACGTCCAGTGCGAAATCTGCAAGGGGGCGCGCTACAACCGCGAGACCCTCGAGGTCAAATACAAGGGGAAAAGCATCGCCGAACTACTCGACCTGACGGTCAACCAGGCGGCGGTCTTCCTCGAGAACATTCCGCGGATCAAGAACAAGCTGGAGACGATCCGCGACGTCGGCCTCGGCTATATCAAGCTCGGCCAGAGCGCCACCACCCTCTCGGGGGGGGAGGCGCAGCGCGTCAAACTCGCCAAGGAGCTCGGCAAGCGCGCCACCGGGCGCACCATCTACATCCTCGACGAGCCGACCACCGGACTGCACTTCGCCGACATCCAGAAACTGCTCGACGTGCTGCAGCGCCTGGTCGACACCGGCAACACGGTCCTGATCATCGAACACAACCTCGATGTCATCAAGACGGCCGACCACGTCATCGACCTCGGCCCGGAAGGGGGGGGCGGGGGAGGAGAGGTCATTGCCTGCGGGACCCCGGAGGAAGTGGCCCTCTCGTCGCGCTCCCACACCGGCCGCTATCTCCGTCCCTACCTGCACCTCTAG
- the pdxA gene encoding 4-hydroxythreonine-4-phosphate dehydrogenase PdxA, with translation MLAPLILTLGDPTGVGPEIILKALLSGGLDNLRHPLLVAGDVAVLQKAADLFGAETALSPAKGLGSHRLRVGTRTLEIKALSRLPADKLAYGKPDTACGRAMVAYIEWACDRCLAGEGAAMVTAPISKGAIHAAGSPFPGHTELLAERCGVDKVVMMLAGERLKVCLVTTHLALAEVPQALSAGDILETIRITDGAFRRHFALKTPRIAVLALNPHAGEGGMFGDEEGRLIAPAIAEAVRGGIAATGPHSADTLFHFAARGDYDAVVCMYHDQGLIPLKLLHFDDGVNVTLGLPIVRTSVDHGTAYDIAGTGKASEASLLAAVKMAEQMAQSGLPSPPTRHGLNNG, from the coding sequence GTGTTAGCACCATTGATTCTGACCCTCGGCGACCCGACGGGGGTCGGCCCGGAAATCATCCTCAAGGCCCTCCTTTCCGGGGGACTGGACAACCTCCGGCATCCGCTGCTGGTCGCCGGCGATGTCGCCGTGCTGCAGAAGGCGGCCGATCTCTTCGGCGCCGAGACCGCCCTGAGCCCGGCAAAGGGGTTGGGCAGCCACCGGCTGAGGGTCGGGACGCGCACCCTGGAGATCAAGGCCCTCTCCCGGCTCCCCGCGGATAAGCTTGCCTACGGCAAACCCGACACGGCCTGCGGCAGGGCCATGGTCGCCTACATCGAGTGGGCCTGCGACCGCTGCCTGGCCGGCGAAGGGGCAGCCATGGTCACCGCGCCGATCAGCAAGGGGGCGATCCACGCCGCCGGGAGCCCTTTCCCCGGTCACACCGAACTTCTCGCCGAACGCTGCGGCGTCGACAAGGTGGTGATGATGCTCGCCGGGGAGCGCCTCAAGGTCTGCCTGGTCACCACCCATCTGGCCCTGGCCGAGGTGCCGCAGGCGCTGAGTGCCGGGGACATCCTCGAGACGATCCGCATCACCGACGGCGCCTTCCGCCGCCACTTCGCCCTGAAAACGCCGCGCATCGCCGTTCTGGCCCTCAACCCCCACGCCGGGGAGGGGGGGATGTTCGGCGACGAGGAAGGACGCCTGATCGCTCCGGCCATCGCCGAAGCCGTCCGCGGAGGGATCGCCGCCACCGGCCCCCACAGCGCCGACACCCTCTTCCACTTCGCGGCCCGCGGCGATTACGACGCGGTGGTCTGCATGTACCACGACCAGGGGCTCATCCCCCTGAAGCTCCTCCACTTCGACGACGGCGTCAACGTCACCCTCGGACTCCCCATCGTCCGCACCAGCGTCGATCACGGCACCGCCTACGACATCGCCGGCACCGGCAAAGCCAGCGAGGCGAGCCTCCTGGCGGCGGTGAAAATGGCGGAACAGATGGCCCAAAGCGGTCTCCCGTCACCCCCTACCCGTCACGGATTAAACAATGGTTGA
- a CDS encoding DegQ family serine endoprotease — protein sequence MWNNGNRWILLVAGVLALALPSPSLATTAVLPDFVSLARELKPAVVNISTSKKAKVRRPALPGPRTPGNEFFEEFFDRFFQGQPGPMRPERSLGSGFIISADGYILTNDHVVDGADEIKVKLADGRTFVATVKGFDRKLDLALVKIDTGEDLPVADLGDSASLRVGEWVMAIGNPFGLEQTVTAGIVSAKGRVIGAGPYDDFIQTDASINPGNSGGPLFNTEGKVVGINTAIVASGQGIGFAIPVNAAKNIIDQLKKTGHVVRGWLGVSVQTVTEELAASFGLQDATGALVSEVAKDSPAEKGGIKRGDIILSFNGNPVDALNDLPRQVADTPVGTLARIEVFRNGKTRTLTVTVGRLEEEVEGGQVQEAGQGALGIAVTDLTPEIARQYGIEEGKGVLITGIDPSGTAAAAGLRPGDLILEMNGREIAALKDYRAALAQVKSGQVLRLLIRRGESLLYAAVRAQ from the coding sequence ATGTGGAACAACGGTAACAGATGGATCCTGTTGGTGGCGGGGGTGTTGGCTCTGGCGCTGCCGTCGCCGTCCCTGGCGACGACGGCCGTCCTCCCTGATTTCGTCTCCCTGGCCCGGGAGCTCAAGCCGGCGGTGGTCAACATCAGCACCAGCAAGAAGGCGAAGGTGCGTCGTCCGGCCCTTCCCGGCCCCCGCACCCCCGGCAATGAATTTTTCGAGGAATTTTTCGACCGTTTCTTTCAGGGGCAGCCCGGGCCGATGCGGCCGGAGCGCTCCCTCGGATCCGGTTTCATCATCTCCGCCGACGGTTACATCCTGACCAACGACCACGTGGTGGATGGTGCCGACGAGATCAAGGTCAAGCTCGCCGATGGCCGAACCTTCGTCGCCACCGTCAAGGGCTTCGATCGTAAACTGGACCTGGCGCTGGTGAAGATCGACACCGGCGAGGATCTCCCCGTGGCCGACCTCGGCGATAGCGCATCCCTGCGGGTCGGCGAATGGGTGATGGCCATCGGCAACCCCTTCGGACTCGAACAGACGGTCACCGCCGGCATCGTCTCGGCCAAGGGGCGGGTCATCGGCGCCGGCCCTTACGATGATTTCATCCAGACCGACGCCTCGATCAACCCCGGCAATTCCGGAGGGCCGCTCTTCAACACCGAAGGCAAGGTGGTCGGCATCAATACCGCCATCGTCGCCAGCGGCCAGGGGATCGGATTCGCCATTCCGGTCAACGCCGCCAAGAACATCATCGACCAGCTGAAGAAGACGGGGCACGTCGTCCGCGGCTGGCTCGGGGTGAGCGTCCAGACGGTCACGGAGGAGTTGGCCGCTTCCTTCGGTCTCCAGGACGCCACCGGCGCCCTGGTTTCCGAAGTGGCCAAGGACTCCCCGGCGGAAAAGGGGGGGATCAAGCGCGGAGACATCATCCTTTCCTTCAACGGCAACCCCGTGGACGCCCTCAACGATCTGCCGCGGCAGGTCGCCGACACCCCCGTCGGCACCCTGGCCAGAATCGAGGTCTTTCGCAACGGCAAGACCCGCACACTGACGGTGACCGTCGGTCGTCTCGAGGAAGAGGTGGAGGGCGGTCAGGTCCAGGAGGCGGGCCAGGGGGCTCTCGGCATCGCCGTCACCGACCTGACGCCTGAAATCGCACGCCAGTACGGAATCGAGGAGGGGAAGGGGGTGCTGATTACCGGTATCGATCCTTCGGGGACGGCGGCCGCGGCCGGATTGCGTCCCGGCGACCTGATCCTCGAAATGAACGGCCGGGAGATCGCCGCCCTCAAGGATTACCGTGCCGCCCTCGCCCAGGTGAAGAGCGGCCAGGTTTTGCGACTGTTGATCCGGCGCGGCGAGAGTCTCCTCTATGCCGCGGTCCGGGCGCAGTAA
- a CDS encoding ribonuclease Z gives MRSVFYPTLVNGPFGDPALYVRLAHRGEALLFDCGDLHSLSTRQILKLSAVFVSHGHIDHLIGFDLLLRNFLCSRRPLLLYGPPGFAAQIGHRLAGYTWNLIESYPLTVIVREWGEEAGVEVRFRAAGGFRAEAGRDWLCFGGILMETPVWRVRCIPLDHGGIVSLAFLLEEPLHVAVHKDALESRGYAPGPWLNRFKDRVRQGDGGGEVVSVPLAAGGSQAVELEELCRQIAHTERGMKVCYVTDASPSEKNLRAIEALAADAHLLAIEATFARRDHSRAVERNHLTAALAGEIGRRARAARLLVFHHSPRYLDFPQLLRLEAEEAFGGGT, from the coding sequence ATGCGATCCGTGTTCTACCCAACGCTGGTCAACGGCCCCTTCGGCGATCCGGCTCTCTACGTGCGCCTGGCTCACCGCGGCGAGGCTCTCCTCTTCGATTGCGGCGATCTCCATTCCCTGAGCACCCGCCAAATCCTCAAACTCTCGGCTGTCTTCGTTTCCCACGGCCACATCGATCATCTGATCGGCTTCGACCTCCTGCTGCGCAACTTTCTCTGCAGCCGGAGGCCCCTGCTTCTCTACGGTCCGCCGGGGTTTGCTGCCCAGATCGGTCACCGCCTGGCCGGCTACACCTGGAACCTGATCGAGAGCTATCCGCTGACGGTAATTGTGCGCGAGTGGGGAGAGGAGGCGGGGGTCGAAGTCCGTTTCCGGGCGGCCGGGGGGTTTCGGGCCGAAGCGGGGCGGGACTGGCTCTGCTTCGGCGGGATCCTCATGGAGACTCCGGTCTGGCGGGTGCGGTGTATCCCCCTGGACCACGGCGGAATCGTCTCGCTGGCCTTCCTTCTCGAGGAGCCGCTGCACGTGGCGGTGCACAAGGACGCCCTGGAGAGCCGCGGCTACGCCCCCGGTCCCTGGCTGAATCGCTTCAAGGACCGGGTGCGGCAGGGGGACGGGGGAGGGGAGGTCGTCTCCGTCCCCCTTGCCGCCGGCGGGTCGCAGGCGGTGGAGCTGGAGGAACTCTGCCGGCAGATCGCCCATACCGAGCGGGGAATGAAGGTCTGCTACGTGACCGACGCCTCCCCCTCGGAAAAAAACCTCCGGGCGATCGAGGCGTTGGCGGCCGACGCCCACCTCCTGGCGATCGAAGCCACCTTCGCTCGGCGCGACCATTCCCGGGCGGTGGAGCGCAACCATCTCACCGCCGCCCTGGCCGGAGAAATCGGCCGCAGGGCGCGGGCGGCGCGCCTCCTGGTCTTTCATCATTCTCCCCGGTACCTCGATTTCCCCCAGTTGCTGCGGCTCGAGGCTGAAGAAGCCTTTGGGGGCGGCACTTGA